The Meles meles chromosome 12, mMelMel3.1 paternal haplotype, whole genome shotgun sequence genome includes a window with the following:
- the SELENOM gene encoding selenoprotein M isoform X1: MHLPLPPPPLLLLLAAFAAAVTTFRPDWNRLHGLARARVETCGGUQLNRLKEVGDPHLPRVTTTHLNNSSHNLVMKHLPGADPELVLLGHRYEELERIPLSEMTREEINELVQELGFYRKAAPDEPVPPEYLQAPAKPAEGAPDRPDL; this comes from the exons ATGCACCTCCCGCTGCCTCCACCgcccctgctgctgcttctggcgGCATTCGCGGCCGCGGTCACTACCTTCCGGCCCGACTGGAACCGTCTGCACGGCCTGGCCCGGGCCCGAGTAGAG ACCTGTGGAGGATGACAGCTGAATCGCCTGAAGGAG GTGGGAGATCCCCATCTGCCTCGGGTCACCACCACACACCTTAACAACTCCAGTCACAACCTGGTAATGAAACACCTTCCAGGGGCCGACCCAGAGCTCGTCCTGCTGGGCCACCGCTACGAAGAACTAGAG CGGATCCCGCTCAGTGAAATGACCCGCGAGGAGATCAATGAGCTGGTGCAGGAGCTCGGCTTCTACCGCAAGGCGGCGCCCGACGAACCTGTTCCTCCTGAGTACTTGCAGGCGCCCGCCAAGCCCGCCGAAGGCGCTCCGGATCGCCCTGACCTTTAA
- the SELENOM gene encoding selenoprotein M isoform X2, with product MHLPLPPPPLLLLLAAFAAAVTTFRPDWNRLHGLARARVETCGGUQLNRLKEVKAFVTQDIPLYHNLVMKHLPGADPELVLLGHRYEELERIPLSEMTREEINELVQELGFYRKAAPDEPVPPEYLQAPAKPAEGAPDRPDL from the exons ATGCACCTCCCGCTGCCTCCACCgcccctgctgctgcttctggcgGCATTCGCGGCCGCGGTCACTACCTTCCGGCCCGACTGGAACCGTCTGCACGGCCTGGCCCGGGCCCGAGTAGAG ACCTGTGGAGGATGACAGCTGAATCGCCTGAAGGAG GTGAAGGCCTTCGTCACCCAGGACATCCCTTTATA TCACAACCTGGTAATGAAACACCTTCCAGGGGCCGACCCAGAGCTCGTCCTGCTGGGCCACCGCTACGAAGAACTAGAG CGGATCCCGCTCAGTGAAATGACCCGCGAGGAGATCAATGAGCTGGTGCAGGAGCTCGGCTTCTACCGCAAGGCGGCGCCCGACGAACCTGTTCCTCCTGAGTACTTGCAGGCGCCCGCCAAGCCCGCCGAAGGCGCTCCGGATCGCCCTGACCTTTAA